In the Acetobacterium sp. KB-1 genome, GGGTTTTCCTAGTCACATATCAGAATACCAATACTTCTCATTTACGTTAGTTTTTTAGTCCGTTGTTTCTTCAAACATCTTGCAGGGACTGATTTTTCTGATCCTGCCGGAAACAATCAGCACCGTCCCCAGCCCGATCAAACTGATTCCGATCGGAGTGAGAAGCACCATGCCGGGATCAACATAAAAATCACAGTTCAGAATCCCATTGGCCGAAAGCATCAAGGCCAGCAGCGGATTGGTGGTGAAATAACCAGCGGCGGCTCCCGCCATCGAAGCACCGATAATGACCGGCATTTCACTGATTAAAAGCTGACCGATCAGCTGATTAGAGGTAAAGCCCAGTGCCTTAGAAACTCCCAGCCGGGTCCGCTCTCTTAATAGCCGTACCCGAACGATAAGAAACAAAATAAACACAATGATTACCGCAATGACGCCCAAACAGCCGACGACGACAATTTGTATCGACGCTTCAAAGGAATTGAGCATCATTTCGATCGATTCAAAATAGCTGACGCTTTGAACCTTCTCACTTGCATATTGATTATTCAGTTTGGTCACAAATTTTTCCGTATCCTGACCATCTTTTAGATAGATTTTTAGAACCTGCTCCTGATAGGATGGTACCATTTTTTTCATCCCAGCGGTAGTGATGGCCGCCCCTCTGCCCAGCATATTAAACTGCTGCGTGATTCCAACCACTAAGAATTCGCATGCTGACCCATTGTTTTCAATCGACACGGTATCGCCGATCTGAGCGCCAATTTTATTTAGAACGATACTGGTAATAGCAATTTCATTGTCACCGGCCGGCATCCTTCCCTTCACACAGGTATTGACTTTCAAGCGACTGTAATCTTTGGTAATACGTGCGTTAGCACCGCTTTCTTTGCCCTGAAATTTAATGACTGCCTCAAATGCATCCAGCTTGATGGTGTCCTCAACTTCGGGCATTGCGGCAATTTCAGTAAATATCCGTTGCTCATCTGCTAAAGCGGTTAATTGAACCTCGGCGGTTTCCAGTCCAATTAACTTAATCATCGCCGTTTTGTCCACTGAAAAGTTGTAATAGGAGGCCAATGAAAATACCGTTACCAGACTCAGCAGCATGATAATGACGGCGGCAATCAAATTCTGTCTTTTGTTATGAATCAGCATTTTTAATCCCATTGCCGCATTCAAGCTGAGTTTTGTCTGCTCCAGCGGGATTTTATTTTTTATGAAATGATGGGTTTGCACGCCGTTTCGCAAAGCCGCTAGCGGCGTGATCCGTTTAATTTTAAAGGCGCTGAAAT is a window encoding:
- a CDS encoding ABC transporter permease, which encodes MNIRMIATNNIKKAKVATATLIILIAIATIFLYVGISVLSNLGSFMDKKNVATNGAHFVSITDGNYDQEIQAIYESSETYDYSEREAAIMSLASKFQDVSTGEKAYSISSLFLNLDTSRKIAQVDLIDEAAVMPKNGVVVPYILKVVNGYKTGDILKFMVDDASIDLEIAGFYEDLMFASPTNVSMYKLFVGDQQFNELIAQPEFGLTVSYSAVILNDINRSDDFESLYAERIKTIMTTNAGNHAALNYGTMKIGVATFINIIMAVLLSFSIIILAIAAIVIKFSTITHIENNIKNIGTLEAMGYTTRQIIRATLLEYLIIAMVGFMVGLGASLFISPVITNVVSSSIGLSWTMGIYPVAVLASLGMVMILVLGIAYFSAFKIKRITPLAALRNGVQTHHFIKNKIPLEQTKLSLNAAMGLKMLIHNKRQNLIAAVIIMLLSLVTVFSLASYYNFSVDKTAMIKLIGLETAEVQLTALADEQRIFTEIAAMPEVEDTIKLDAFEAVIKFQGKESGANARITKDYSRLKVNTCVKGRMPAGDNEIAITSIVLNKIGAQIGDTVSIENNGSACEFLVVGITQQFNMLGRGAAITTAGMKKMVPSYQEQVLKIYLKDGQDTEKFVTKLNNQYASEKVQSVSYFESIEMMLNSFEASIQIVVVGCLGVIAVIIVFILFLIVRVRLLRERTRLGVSKALGFTSNQLIGQLLISEMPVIIGASMAGAAAGYFTTNPLLALMLSANGILNCDFYVDPGMVLLTPIGISLIGLGTVLIVSGRIRKISPCKMFEETTD